DNA sequence from the Raphanus sativus cultivar WK10039 unplaced genomic scaffold, ASM80110v3 Scaffold0910, whole genome shotgun sequence genome:
TATAATTTCGGATCGGTATCGGTTATGTTCCTTGCCAAAtcctaataattacataaaaaacaaatatcatcatattttttcaaaatatgcatCCGTGCACCTAGATCAAaatctataatcatttattttaacaacaagcgaaataaatatgttgattagagagtgaataaaacaaaactagagaaatacatagtttacaaGAGGCACTCTATATGTCggatttattataaaaaatattttactaagataaatatattctataattacaaaaaaataatatattttataaaaatgaaaaataatactcatgctttcgaagcgcgggtcaaaatctagtttatgtAATGCATACCTCTAAAAGTTCATGTAGTATTTTGTATTTGAGTTTTTACGTAAATTCAGTATAGAATAAGCAATACTGCAAAGTTCAGAAATGAATATGCACAACGGGTAAATTACAAGTTGAAACAGACACTTTACCCCCGTAATTTGCGACCAAATAAAGTTtaaccaaatttttaaaaatgtttttgaccTCGCAGTCTTGTGTTGTACACAAATGTCACAAAGATCCTACAGGCTTCTGATCAAACACATACTATATAAACCCTTCCCCCGAATGTCCCATTTTGGTTCATAAAAACATTCCCTCTGATGACTCCTACACAATGCCTCACCCGACCACACCACCTGACACAGAAGACAAGACTCAAACTCAGACCAATTTAACCATTGCCCCCCCACAGACTCTTAAACATCCTTTTTGACTCTTCAACTCAATCAGCTCCTGTTGAAACAAAACCAGACTCAAAGAATTACACAAAAGACATATTTACTCTTTTAACTTCCCAGTCCAAGACACTTGGACAGGATTAACTAGTCCTAAAGTATACCTTCGCTAGAAGTTGAATCCACCTGGCGGTGCGGCTGCGTCATTACCGCCAAACTGGAATCCCTGAGCAGAGATATCACCCTGTGGTAAAGTCTCGTCCTCCTCTTCCAACCAGTATGTTTCAAGAATCTTTACTGCCTTCTCATAGATTTCGCTGTTGTCATGACTCTGCAGATTCTCAATCTTTTCTAATCCCTCGGCATCATCGATCAACTGCGCATAAAAATTAACATCCCCGGTGTTTCCCGTCAACTTCTCAGCTTCTCCGACTTTCAGAATGTTCTCCAATCCTTCTAGACACACAGTGATAATCCTTGGATCTGGGCATACCAAAAGATCACACAGTGGCTTCACGACTCCCTGATCCACCATGTACCTGAACCACACAACAGAGGGGAACTCCTCAAGTAAATCGTTTGGAAAGAGAGCTCATATTTCAAACAAGGATAATCTCGAATAATCATCGTACTTGATTTGGTCGGGAGAACCGCCCGAAGTCGCATTTGATACTGCCCATGCAGCTTCTTTCTTTATATCAAACTCTGCATTTTGAAGCAGATTGACGAGAGGGTAAATCAAACCCGCTTCACATACAGCCTGCATTACAGAACAAATATTAGAGAGCATAaccacaaatatatatttttttttaatagaagcCATCCGATGATAAGCTGAACAACATCAATCTTGGGCGAAAGTTCACCTGAATCTGGTCCCTGTTTCCAGCAGTGATGTTCGATATTGTCCAGCAAGCTTCCTTTTTTATGCTCTTCTTATGGTTATGAGTCAGAAGGCTCAACAGGCTAAGGAGTGCACCATGACTAATAACACACTGCAGGGAAAAAAATCATCAGCTCAGaaccgacaaaaaaaaaacaattatgcGATAAATGGTCAAATTCTTGAGACCTTCAGAGCATTATAGGCCTAAATGATGAACATATACATCTAGACGAGGATTGCCTAAAAGAGGCAGGATACCAGACATTATGTGCTATGTAATAACATGCATCGTACTAGGGTAGacaaaatttagaaagaaaTGAATGATAAACCTCATTTTCCAGAGGTACATACCATATACCTAATATTCTAAAGTGAACTAATCTGATGAATAGAGAGTAAACTTTTGAGAACCAAAAGTAATTTATCAAATAGTTCACATTCAGCTGATAAGCCAGTGATGTCTCATTCTTCACATAAGTATCGTAGGACGAGTGGAACATGAATACTGAATAGAAATGACTAAAAGAAAGTATACCTGTGTCTGTGCATCATTTCCAGTGACGATGTTACCGATAGTTCGAAGAGCAGGAATAAGCACAGACGGTGATGGATGGCTACATGAAGCCAAAAATTCAGTGATATTAATCATCACATAACCATGTACAAAAACAAGGTGGATTCTACAGGATTGAAAAGACTCACTCGAGAAGCTCGACAAGTCGGGGAACAACACCAGCCTGAATGACAGATTGGATTTTGTCATTGGTGCCGTCAGAAAGATAAGAGAGTGCCCAACAGGCATCCGTTAACACTTCCTCATCAGTCGAATGGATCAGGCGCTCAAGGGCTGGAAGTGCTGGACTAACCTGCTCTTACGACAAGATCACAGAAGTTAAGAAATTATCCTTGATCAAAtaaggaagagaagaaaaaaagactaAAAACGAGAGACAAACCTGGTCAAACGGAGGCTGTGGTTTGCCCCTGCAGAAATTAGAGAGAGTCCAAGTAGCATTTCTGAGCATGGAGAGTTTAGCATGCTCATTCAACTGAGAGAGCAACGGTAACAAAGCTCCATGACCAAGGACAAGATCTCTGCACCTTGGAGAATCACCAGCAACATTCCCTAATGCCCAAACAGCCTGACACATGAACAGGTTAATAAAACATACTTAAAGAACATAATACAatagaaacaacaaaaaaaaagtttagcgAGGATtctataacaaacaaaaaaaaaaacatggagaAATATTTTACCTGCTCACGGACATCATCACTCGGAGAAGCCAACAGTTGCACAAAGATTGGAACAGCACCATGTTCAATGACCACCTTCGTATGCTCTGAAGTCCCAGAAGCAATGTTCGTCAACGCCCAAGCAGCCTCAAACTGAAAGCCACACAAAAATCATTAAGCATATCATCAGATGATAACTGTAGCAAAATGCCAaaatgtgagagagagagagagagagaaagataagaCAAACCTGAAGCTGTGGATAATCCTCCCTCATGAGAAACTCAACAAACCTTGGCACAACACCAGCACCTATCACCTCTTCGATAGGAGGACTACGCTCTAACCAAAAATCAAACCAAAGGCATCGATTCAATTTCAAGAACATAACCAAGTCAAAATCCAAACTACACAGATACagctaaaaaaatcaaatcaccaATGGAAAGCAGTTTCCTGAACTGAGTAGTGGCTTCAAGCTGCAAGCTCCTATCATCTGACCGCACTCCCTCAACCAAAGACGGCAAGCTCTCCAACTTAAAATCAACAATCGATCTAATCAGTTCTAAAACCCTGAGAAATCGAAATCGGTTCCAGATCCGTATACCTTCTTCTCGACGGATGATGATGCAGCAGCGAAGGCAGGAGCGAATTGAGGTAGCTGCTGTGTGGATGGTTGAAAACCTTCGCGACGCTTCTTGAGCAAGCTCTCTTCACGCTTGGTTTTGCGGATCTCCACCATGTTGTCTTCTCTCCTCCTTCGTCCTTCGTCGGCGTCCACCGCCACTTTGTAGCGGTTACGGCGAACCTCGGTCCTAGCGTTAGGTCTCAGAGACATGATTGGTTGTTGCTACTGGTgatctccctcttcttcttcttcgtcttcgtctTGCTCTGTGCCGGTGAATGAAAGAGAGTGTGAATAGAATCGGCTGTtatatagagagagaataaaCCCTAGACCAAGTAGAGGGGAACGA
Encoded proteins:
- the LOC108822855 gene encoding importin subunit alpha-2, with product MSLRPNARTEVRRNRYKVAVDADEGRRRREDNMVEIRKTKREESLLKKRREGFQPSTQQLPQFAPAFAAASSSVEKKLESLPSLVEGVRSDDRSLQLEATTQFRKLLSIERSPPIEEVIGAGVVPRFVEFLMREDYPQLQFEAAWALTNIASGTSEHTKVVIEHGAVPIFVQLLASPSDDVREQAVWALGNVAGDSPRCRDLVLGHGALLPLLSQLNEHAKLSMLRNATWTLSNFCRGKPQPPFDQVSPALPALERLIHSTDEEVLTDACWALSYLSDGTNDKIQSVIQAGVVPRLVELLDHPSPSVLIPALRTIGNIVTGNDAQTQCVISHGALLSLLSLLTHNHKKSIKKEACWTISNITAGNRDQIQAVCEAGLIYPLVNLLQNAEFDIKKEAAWAVSNATSGGSPDQIKYMVDQGVVKPLCDLLVCPDPRIITVCLEGLENILKVGEAEKLTGNTGDVNFYAQLIDDAEGLEKIENLQSHDNSEIYEKAVKILETYWLEEEDETLPQGDISAQGFQFGGNDAAAPPGGFNF